The following proteins come from a genomic window of Vibrio vulnificus NBRC 15645 = ATCC 27562:
- a CDS encoding YfcZ/YiiS family protein, translated as MSIEHEETQVCEACGCAGEIGFIIKEGDDVADVTIYAGSKELLQAEFAKYLELAKAVNENVEYNTTELTDDATELTARFKFEVSAEKLIFELKSRSLSR; from the coding sequence ATGAGCATTGAACACGAAGAAACCCAAGTATGTGAAGCGTGTGGTTGCGCTGGTGAAATTGGCTTTATCATCAAAGAAGGCGATGACGTTGCAGACGTGACAATTTACGCTGGTTCAAAAGAGTTGCTACAAGCGGAATTTGCCAAGTATCTAGAGCTGGCGAAAGCAGTAAACGAAAATGTGGAATACAACACCACAGAGCTGACTGATGACGCCACTGAGCTCACTGCTCGCTTTAAATTCGAAGTGAGTGCAGAGAAACTGATTTTTGAACTGAAAAGCCGCTCTTTATCACGTTAA